From the Lolium rigidum isolate FL_2022 chromosome 2, APGP_CSIRO_Lrig_0.1, whole genome shotgun sequence genome, one window contains:
- the LOC124687969 gene encoding thioredoxin-like 4, chloroplastic, producing the protein MITSFLPLPSLLPTTTSGRSLPPGTTLPFPRTPLRRRQIRTSVSAEGSSEGEEERGSTNGSLLGLPPVEEDDEFCPVECVTEFKTDEEFTRFLERSKATGALVVVDFFRPSCGSCKYIEQGFMKLCKGSVDDDSPVVFLKHNVIDEYDEQSEVADRLRIKVVPLFHFYKDGVLVESFATRDKERIIATIAKYTSPESESQE; encoded by the exons ATGATCACCTCcttcctccccctcccctcccttctccccaccaccacctccggccgctCCCTTCCGCCCGGCACCACCCTCCCCTTCCCCAGAACCCCATTACGCCGCCGCCAGATCCGCACCTCCGTGTCGGCGGAAGGCAGCAGCGAAGGTGAGGAGGAGCGCGGCAGCACGAACGGCTCGCTGCTCGGCCTGCCGCccgtggaggaggacgacgagttcTGCCCGGTGGAGTGCGTGACGGAGTTCAAGACGGACGAGGAGTTCACCCGCTTCCTGGAGCGGTCCAAGGCGACGGGCGCGCTGGTGGTGGTGGACTTCTTCCGGCCCTCGTGCGGCAGCTGCAAGTACATCGAGCAGGGCTTCATGAAGCTCTGCAAGGGCTCCGTCGACGACGACTCCCCCGTCGTCTTCCTCAAGCACAAC GTTATCGACGAGTACGACGAGCAGTCGGAGGTGGCAGACCGGCTGCGCATCAAGGTGGTGCCACTGTTCCATTTCTACAAGGACGGGGTCCTGGTGGAGTCGTTCGCGACGAGGGACAAGGAGAGGATCATCGCCACCATTGCCAAGTACACCTCACCTGA GTCGGAGTCGCAAGAGTGA
- the LOC124687970 gene encoding uncharacterized protein LOC124687970, protein MRGVGGPLLTVSDLLSDLAVDGADDHLDGGGGDASVPSSPLAVQQVEEADPSHLQRLFEEDYDNLMKSLQENDPSWPSLMLKLCTALKTSDKLLSCAKAKAQQLLEKVEALEQVLEKGDRTVGAILEGLQNAQLKGDSRTLKSNAPSK, encoded by the exons ATGCGGGGAGTCGGAGGCCCGTTGCTCACcgtcagcgatctcctcagcgacctcgccgtcgacggagccGACGACCacctcgacggcgggggcggagacGCATCTGTACCCTCATCCCCGTTGGCAGTGcagcaggtggaggaggccgacccGTCCCACCTCCAACGGCTCTTCGAG GAAGACTATGACAATTTGATGAAGTCATTACAGGAGAATGACCCTTCATGGCCCTCCTTGATGCTGAAG TTGTGCACAGCGTTGAAGACCTCAGATAAGCTGCTGAGCTGcgcgaaggcgaaggcgcaaCAGCTGCTGGAGAAGGTGGAGGCCCTGGAGCAAGTGCTAGAGAAGGGAGATCGCACGGTGGGAGCGATTTTGGAGGGTCTCCAGAATGCGCAACTTAAGGGTGATAGCaggactttgaaatcaaatgcaccTAGCAAGTAG
- the LOC124687971 gene encoding transmembrane protein 50 homolog: MDHNNFPAVWAAVGPGVSGAVFGAAWWFWVDAVVCSAAAVPFLHYLPGLFASLAALMFNCVKREDINDNYYSPYDDSEWRLKLWLFISYVVSFVSLAAAVGFLVQDALTNAGPSTWTGIAGVLQTVFVLISGLIYWTCHSED; the protein is encoded by the exons atggatcacaacaacttcCCAGCGGTCTGGGCAGCCGTAGGTCCTGGTGTTTCCGGCGCCGTCTTCGGCGCGGCCTGGTGGTTCTGGGTCGACGCCGTCGtctgcagcgccgccgccgtccctttCCTCCACTACCTCCCCG GGCTCTTCGCATCGTTGGCCGCGCTCATGTTCAATTGCGTCAAGAGGGAGGACATCAATGACAATTACTACTCACCCTACGACGACTCCGAGTGGAG GTTGAAACTGTGGCTTTTCATTTCATATGTGGTGTCTTTTGTTTCATTGGCTGCGGCTGTTGGTTTTTTGGTCCAAGATGCTCTTACAAATGCAGGCCCATCTACATGGACCGGCATTGCTGGTGTTCTACAAACCGTATTCGTGTTAATAAG TGGGTTGATCTACTGGACTTGTCATTCTGAAGATTGA